In Metopolophium dirhodum isolate CAU chromosome 7, ASM1992520v1, whole genome shotgun sequence, one genomic interval encodes:
- the LOC132949627 gene encoding ras-like GTP-binding protein Rho1 — MAAIRKKLVIVGDGACGKTCLLIVFSKDQFPEVYVPTVFENYVADIEVDGKQVELALWDTAGQEDYDRLRPLSYPDTDVILMCFSIDSPDSLENIPEKWTPEVKHFCPNVPIILVGNKKDLRNDPNTIRELNKMKQEPVRPEEGRAMAEKINAFAYLECSAKSKEGVREVFETSTRAALQVKKKKKGRCRLL, encoded by the coding sequence ATGGCGGCCATTCGAAAAAAACTCGTCATCGTCGGCGACGGTGCCTGCGGAAAAACTTGTCTGCTCATTGTGTTTTCCAAAGATCAATTCCCAGAAGTATATGTACCTACCGTGTTTGAGAACTATGTAGCTGATATAGAAGTCGATGGCAAACAAGTAGAACTAGCGCTGTGGGATACAGCGGGTCAAGAAGATTATGATAGACTAAGACCATTGTCCTATCCTGACACGGATGTTATCCTCATGTGTTTCTCCATAGATTCACCAGATTCGTTAGAGAATATCCCAGAGAAATGGACACCGGAAGTGAAACATTTCTGTCCAAATGTGCCGATTATATTGGTTGGTAACAAAAAAGACTTGCGTAATGATCCAAATACGATTCGCGAGTTGAACAAGATGAAACAAGAGCCCGTGAGGCCAGAAGAGGGGCGAGCAATGGCCGAAAAGATCAATGCATTTGCTTATTTGGAATGTTCAGCTAAAAGTAAGGAGGGTGTCCGTGAAGTATTTGAAACTTCAACTAGAGCAGCTTTACaggttaaaaagaaaaagaaggGGCGATGTCGTCTactttaa